The Oncorhynchus clarkii lewisi isolate Uvic-CL-2024 chromosome 23, UVic_Ocla_1.0, whole genome shotgun sequence genomic interval TGAGGTGTTTCCAGATGAGCTGTCCTGTAGACACAATTCAGTTCTTACTATTCAAGCAAGCTGCAAAAGAGCTTACATTGAATCAACTTACAGAGCATCTCTAGGCATTTACTGGTAATACAATACAACTTGTCTTCACATCTCTAGCTCTGAAATCAAGTGAATTGTGTAAAACCAGTTCAAGGATCCAGTTCCTTACTGAATTTTTCTTGCCCTCTTCTCCCTTGTTGTCATCTGCATGGTCCGAGTCCCCATCACTGTCCAGGGCAGGCAGCTCCGGGTCCAGGGGGGGCTCGAACAGGGCTGTGTTCAGGGGCAAGTAGCGCAGCTCGTTGGGAGAGTACCTGTATCAAACACAGGAACATCAATTTATCAGCTAGTCAAATATCTTTAGAGGTCCGGACCTGCATTCATGAGACTAGTTTTTTGGTTAGTGAACCTTACCTTTTGTAGTAGTCCTGGAACTGCCCAGGGATGAGGGCCACTGGATAGGGTCCAGTCTTGGTTCTCTCTGGAGGAAGGACTTTATACCTCCCTTGGGGTACTTGGATAATCTGTTAGAAAGTTAGTTGAAACTTTTACTCCTTCAATTGCAAGTTCAACTCCACATACATAATACAGTTAATGAATGTACcgatacacactgagtgtacaaaacattaggaacaccttcctaatattgagtttacacccccttttcccctcagaacagtctcaatttgtcggggcatggactccacaaacTGTcaaatgttccacagggatgccggcccatgttgactccaatgattcccgcagttgggtcaagttggcaggatgtcctttgggtggtggaccattcttgatacacatgggaaactgctgagtgtgaaaaatccagcagcattgcagttgacacaaaccagtgtgcctggtacctgctaccataccccattcaaaaggcactttaatattttgtctagtctattcaccctctgaatggcacacatacacaatccatgtctcaattgtgtcaaggcttaaaaatccttcttcaacatgtcttctccccttcatctgcactgattgaagtggatttaacaagtgacaacaataagggattatagctttcacctggttagtctatgtcCAGGAAAGAACAAGTGTTCCTAATGCCTTGTACACTCGGTGGATCTACTCAAACATGGCAAGGGAGTTCTTATAAACACAAAAGACTAATGGAGCTATATGTCTTTATTCGTGGAATTAACGTACGTGTGTCTGAAGGTCAAAATAGGCCCTTCTCTCTTCCATCCTTTCCCTGTTGAAGTTACTGTTGAACTCAGCAGCTTTCTTGGCAGCTTTCTGTATGTACTCTGGCACTTTACTGGCTTCAACCTTCGGAGGCCTTTGTTGCTGCATTTTCtaggaaataaaaaaaaaatagaataaaAACTTACCAACAACATATTGAATAACCATGTCAACTTTAAATGAAAATACAGTTCAGGAGTTGTCCTTGGTCACATTAGATGTTGAGAGTCTATATACCAGCATTCCCCGTGTGGGGGGGCTGGCAGCCTAACTCACTATTTGGGAGACCGAGATACTAACGAATATCCACCAACAAACTTTATTCTAGAGCTGGCTGAATATGTTTTGACGTATAACTATTTCAGGTTTGATGATGAATATTACCTCCAAACGAATGGAACATTGATGGGCTCTACATTCGCTCTGAGCTATGCTAACCTTTGTGGGTCTTTTTAAAGAACGTTTTGTTAATAATGAAAAcgaaaattgatcagaaatacagtgtagacattgacaatgttgtaaatgaatattgtagctggaaacggctgtttTTTTAAAGGGAATATCTActggcccattatcagcaaccatcactcctggcagcttcgttaaatattacccgcaaaacaccagtctcaacatcaagtgtagaggcgactccgggatgctggccttcgaggcagagttcctcttgccagtgtctgtgttcttttgcccatcttaatcttttctttttattggccagtctgagatttggctttttctttgcaactctgcctagaatccaagagtcacctcttcactgttgacgttgagattggtgttttgcgggtactatttaatgaagctgccagttgaggacttgtgaggagtccgtttctcaaactagacactctaatgtacttgtcctcttgctcagttgtgcaccggggcctcccactcctctttctattctggttagagcctgtttgcgctgttctgtgaagggagtagtacacagcgttgtacgagatcttcagtttcttggcaatttctcacatggaatagccttcatttctcagaacaagaataaactgacgagtttcagaagaaagttattggattctggccattttaagcctgtaatggaacccacaaatgctgatgctgcagatactcaactagtgtaaagaaagccagttttattgcttctttaaatcaggacaacagtcttcagctgtgctaacagaattgcaaaagtgttttctaatgatcaattagcgctttaaaattataaacttggattagctaacacaacgtgcctttggaacacaggtgtgatggttgctgataatgggtctctgtacacctatgtagatattccataaaaattcaaatcagccatttccagctacaatatccatttacaacattaacaatgtctacattgtatttctgataaatgttatgttattttaatggatgaaaaaaatattttctttcaaaaacaaggatatttctaagtgaccccaaaagtatacaaaaaaataaaaaatacaattggaCTCGAGTTCCccaaatatataaaaatacacacacatacacagaagtCATGGCTTGAGTTGCAcaaatattatttatatataaaatattCGGGGAACTCAAGTCCAAGACTTCTGTAACAAGATATAGAAATCTGCAAACACAAAGCTAACTTTGCATCAATTAATATGTCAATGTTGCTGAGCATACTACCTTGAGTACTAACGTTAGTGGTACTCTGAACAGAGTACTAACATAGTGATACTCTCTGAACAGAGTGCTTACAGAGTACTCTTCTGTTATCCTCTGGCGCTCCCtctcttggaggattacagaatACTCAGCATGTTTTCCTGGGTACTCCTTGATCATCAAATCAATAACTTCATCACTTCGTAAAGCAGTCAAGCCTGGAAAAAAATATTCACAATTAATTATTGTATCCACGAGTAGCCCAATTCCCCATAACAACTCTTGGGGAGGCTTGAGGCCCTGGTGGTTTATGCTGAACTCTAAGCTCTTCCTGATTACGCAACAATTCCATGTTTTTCACTTCTCACCCAAGGTgcactgtgtctctgtgatgACATTTTGCTCCCTCAGATATAGCTTCTCCTTGTGGGAGAGGTCTCTCCTTTCCAAATCTAAAATAAGAatgtattgattgattgaattgATTAGGTAATTAAAAGTAGTAGACTGCTCCAGCCAGAGACAACATTAATGATTGAGGATAAAAACAATCAAACCTGGAGGCTTATTTCCATTGAGATAAGGCATGGTTTGTCAGAGATTGACCCGTATGATCTACAGATAGGCTATAACAAGACTACTAGCCTAATAACAAGACTACTAGCCTAATAATCAAATTGACACGCAATGATCCTACTACACCATACAAGCCGAACATTTAGTCACATTACCTGGATATTTTCGCTTGAATGAAGTGACTCCCAGATATTCACTGACTTGTTCTTGTAACATATAGTACTCCCCACTACCGTCTGACGGCCACCTGTACTCGGTCAGATTTTCTGCTGAGAAGTATGTGGGCCTGGGGAAACACATATGACTGAAAAGTTAAGAGCAGGGTAGAAGTATTAAAGCCTGTTTGAAAGACGGACTCAATGTTATTGGACACGtaggctgtgtttagacaggcagcccaattatgATATTTTTGACCAAGCAGATCTGATGTGAAATTATCTGAtttgtcaaaagaccaattagtggaaaaaatatcagaattgcgCTGCCTGTGTAAAAGCAGCCAAAGTGTTTGTAATGGGGATTGGACATGGTCTATTAGGAAGTAGTGatgaaaatatttcaaactacgcCTTTAGATAGAAAGTGACCACATACCCAAGTTCCTGACTGGAGGTGTCGCAACTTCTGGAACTGTCACCTGAACCCATGCGCTGTCTTTTTGGAGCTTGACTGCCATCATTGGACACTTCCTCGATGTCATCCTAAAATGATAGCCAATACAGTTAATAGTTTTCtccaaaaataatgtttttgggATGTTTTCAGATCTCAAGGGGTGAGTTAATTTCCTCTGTTGTGTCGATACAGCAAGCACCATTCCCCCCTCTCATTCGATAAAGCTGGCCTAGAGGTAGCCCGATTGCCTTCCACTGTGTACAGCAAAAGGCATGCACATATACATAGAAACCACTAAACATTGCTTGTCTGTCACAAATGAtgaataaaattatatttgaCCTTACTCTGCCGATTGTCCATGGGATTGGTCCATCAGCTGGTCAAAATGTAAGACAAAATACCCGCAGGAAATCATTATTAAACTAATTCAAGACGCGAGTTTGTGGCAAACAAGATTTGTTTGCTCATGACACATCGCACGTGCACAAGATGGAAGTACATGCACGCGACAAATGCATACTAACCGAAGTATTGGAGGTGTTTACATGGTTTTTCTTATGTACCTTGGCACAAAGTTGGGTAAATAACACTTTCCTGCGGATATTTTGTCTCTAATTTCGACCAAATTAAGTACCAACAGCACAGGAAGAGTAAATTAAAATGTACTTGTATTAAACATTCTGCATTGTAACCCTATCCCTGGGTCTCTCCTATTTTCAGTTCGCTACAGCTAACGTTaactgcaaaaaacactcaaacaggactgttttatctccatctcttcattcaaagactcaaatcatggacactcttactgacagttgtggcttgTTCTCGCTACCTTCTTGCccttgctgttgtctgtgcccaataatatttcgtgctgctgccatgctaagttgtcttaggtctctatgttgTGGTggctcttgtcgtgatgtgtgttttgtcctataattTTAATACCAGTCCCCGTCAGCACGGGAGGACTTTTGCTttttggtaggtcgtcattgtaagtaatcatttgttgttaactgacttgtctaattaaataaaaaataaaggacACTTCAAGTTTTTGCTGTGTTTTGTTTCAGACTGTATACCAATAATTGTTATCACAATCTGATTTAGGCATTCCTAGAGGCAAAACAGAGAGCATTGGATTTGGACTGTGGTCTAATGACACATGCACGATGTAAACAAAAACAATGAGCAgaggtaaagacagtttcaggttggatattcaacggatattcgcctgtagttttccttacgtccaccaacagcagttagggaccgtcaacatagtgacaaatcacatttttaaaatttcaatagctctttaaCCACCTTTCAAAACTGGTTGTAGCTAACCCGATGGCATAGACACACGTTGCACACACAATGTGATTTACGTCTCGcactattttaaattatttatttaaatttcaATAGCttcttggtcatgtgacctactgacttcaaacaagtttcagaatgtccactcagtTGGCCTacatattgcacaccctttactttgttgattttcatctcacacgtttttacatgaatttttccaaatgtaaaatttcaatagctccaTGGTCATGTGACCTAATGATCTCAAaaaaggttcagaatgtccactgactatgCCTTCATAAATCGCACACTTTGATGTTCGTCTACTTTCATCTTATGCTATTAGACTTAAATATGTAAGCCTGAGACCCACACTCAGAAGTAATATGGAGAAAAAGAGTATCTGACTGATAAGACCCCCTTGTACGCTCAAACCCTTCCAGGACATTACAATCTCACAACGCAGGATATTTGATGGTCCCTAGACTCCTTTCTAACAGTCCTCAAGCTTCAATAGGATAGTTGATGACTGTGTAACGGTTGAAATTCAGAGTCAACGTTATCATTTTAGTAAGTCTTATGGTCGGGTATAAAATGTTGTCTCCAGTTTCTTGCTTTCTCAGGTCCTGCTGAGTGGACAGTATTGATGCCTTTTCAGTCTAGCTCCAGTCAGGTGTCATTATGTTATAAGCACCACGCCACCCCACTCCCATTTCATAACACCCTCTCACCTTCTACCATTTGTCTACACTCCAAGAACCATGAGAGCCCACTAGCTGTAGACGCCCCAAGATCTATGACAACTGAGATTCCCATATCCATAGCCTTCTTAGCTTGTCGGTCTAAAAGCGGTTTTGTCCTTACTTTGTTGAAATATCAAAGACAAAGCCTAATTTTCCCTGGTACAAAAACGTATACTACTAACGAGTTCTGCTTATTTTGACTATGCAGCATAAACATCTTAATGGGAGCTGAAAAACACTTTCCCAGCTGTATGTTAATAAAGAAATACTACAGCTCAGTGCAATGGTAAATGTTAAATCAGCTGTGGGATATGGACAGTAGAGGGGGATGCTGTTGTACTGACAGTAGAGTCATCACTATTTCAGGACTTTTCTTTTGATGAGGGTCACAGCACTGGAGAATAACCTGGTTCTGGTCCAGACGTACCGGACTCAATTGCctctaaaatagaaaataaagtTGTGTTTGCTTGTACACTGGTCATCCTTATGCACTCCATGCAATACTTGCTGTTTGTAATAGTTATTGTCATGTTTTtggaaatatgtatttttttatttattgtattttacctttatttaactaggcaagtcagttatgaacaaattcttattttcaatgacggcctaggaacagtgggttaactgccttgttcaggggcagaacgacagatttgtaccttgtcagctcggggatttgaatttgcaacctttcggttaccactactctaaccactaggctgctcTGCCGTCCCAGTATAACTGTCCTTTGTCGTTGGCATACAGCTGCATGGTACTGTGACAGTTGTCATATTGTCCATTAAACTGGTCACAGCGCTGTGGCGAAGAAACAATTGCGAGGTGGTGGTTGAGGTTGTGCGGTCTACAGACAAAaagtcctctctccttctccatttcAGTTTAAAACTCTGCAGCCCCACACATGCTTGTGGGTGAGGTAATAAATAGTCATAACATGAAAATAAGCATTTTGTTTATGAAGTGTAAAAAATAGTGTAAAAAATGTCATACAGTGTGAAGGATGAACATAGAAGTACATTAGATGTGCACCTAACCAAGTCTAAGGACATGTAATATCATTATGTAGATAACTGGAATTGGAGTTGAATGTTTCTGATGACGTACACTTGAATATTTATGGCCCTTTTGTAACTTAAGTAAATAGTGAAGATGTGTCATCACGTAAACACAGTATTGTCAGCAATAAGACACTTTGACTACATAACACTTTATGTATGATACTTAATCTCCCTAACaaggcatatacagtggggagaacaagtatttgataacctgtaaaatcggcagtgtttcctacttacaaagcatgtagaggtctgtaatttttatcataggtacacttcaactgtgagagacagaatcttaaacaaaaatgcagaaaatcacaccgtatgatttttaagtaattcatttgcattttattgcatgacataagtattggatacatcagaaaagcagaacttaatatttgatacagaaacctttgtttgcaattacagagatcatacgtttcctgtagtttttgaccaggtttgcacacactgcagcagggattttggcccactcctccatacagaccttctccagatccttcaggtttctgggctgtcactgggcaatacggactttcagctccctccaaagattttctattgggttcaggtctggagactggctaggccactccaggaccttgagatgcttcttacggagccactccttagttgccctggctgtccagccacgacccatcttcaatgctcttactgagggaaggaggttgctggccaagatcttgcgatacatggccccatccatcctcccctcaatacggtgcagtcgtcctgtcccatttgcagaaaagcatccccgaagaatgatgtttccatgtccatgcttcacggttgggatggtgttcttggggttgtactcatccttcttcttcctccaaacacggcgagtggactttagaccaaaaagctctatttttgtctcatcagaccacatgaccatcTCCCATCCCTCATCTGGAtcgtcattggcaaacttcagacgggcctggacatgcgctggcttgagcagggggacctt includes:
- the LOC139381662 gene encoding PHD finger protein 10-like, which codes for MATVLPTRPCDSNPATPGAQSVKDDIEEVSNDGSQAPKRQRMGSGDSSRSCDTSSQELGPTYFSAENLTEYRWPSDGSGEYYMLQEQVSEYLGVTSFKRKYPDLERRDLSHKEKLYLREQNVITETQCTLGLTALRSDEVIDLMIKEYPGKHAEYSVILQERERQRITEEYSKMQQQRPPKVEASKVPEYIQKAAKKAAEFNSNFNRERMEERRAYFDLQTHIIQVPQGRYKVLPPERTKTGPYPVALIPGQFQDYYKRYSPNELRYLPLNTALFEPPLDPELPALDSDGDSDHADDNKGEEGKKNSDSSSGNTSDGDSQDSGVQSKGKAKDRTATPAKDATPRPNQHKSVPGYKPKVMPNAICGICQKGKESNKEGKPEALIHCTQCKNSAHPSCLDMGEELVGLIKTYPWQCMECKTCTVCKHPHHEEEMMFCDKCDRGFHSFCVGLDSIPLGCWVCECCNKESSTPKKKRGRKKQLKSKSAHKKNVIKLF